The following is a genomic window from Sebastes fasciatus isolate fSebFas1 chromosome 15, fSebFas1.pri, whole genome shotgun sequence.
TATTTATAGGTAATGTGATTACCTGCTGGACTATCACTGACTGTTTGACACTCAAGGGCACAAGAGGTGTTTCcacatttaacaaaaaaagaagaagaaaatggtCATAACAATACAAGCTTATATGCCTTTGACAATgatgtgaaaaaagaaaaaatcacatGTGTAtttgaaagacatttttattacCACACCTTAAAAGTTCAAGTTGGAACATGTtgttttactgcagcagccaaTAGTATCTGGAAGGGGGTGTGTTTTCCTCACGTTCACTGGTAAACGCTGGTGTGTCTGATTGGTTGATCTGttcgctaagccccgcccctCCAGTGATCTAATTGGTCGACGCCCATCTCGATCTGACATACTCTGACGTGCTCTGAATAACAAATACACGTGTTTGGTACATCATAAACAGAAGAGTTACTTACAGTTTATCCACACAGTGTTTTCGATCATGACATAGCAATAGACTTTCTACAAGACTGCATTAAGATTTTTGGAAGATTATTCTGCCTTTTCCAACACTTTATATCATTGTCTGTCTGCATGTACTGGAATGTATAGAGAGGAAATATCAGAGAGAAGTTGACAGCAAGTAGACACATAACAGTCTCGTTTTTAAAACACAGCTGAGCGATCACAATGAAACCTCAGGACATCATCAAAGAAAAGAGCAACCTGTGGATATTTGGATATGGCTCCTTGGTGTGGAAGCCTGATTTTGAGTACAAGAGGAGCAAAGTTGGCTTCATTAAAGGATATAAAAGGCGCTTCTGGCATGGAGATAATTTTTATCGAGGGGACAAGAAAAAGGTGAGTTACTATTAATAACATTTATGGTAAAAGAAGTGGtgcttgttctgtttttgtatgtttttgtattttgacataatatgcTATGGTCCAACCACTAATTAATCATATTTACCTCTATAATAGTTACCTCttaaatattgttgtgttttgttgctgtcgCTTTTGATGTTGTGGTCATGATTGTAATTGTAcgattgtaatgtgattgtgtactgaaatgtagcctaacagttcaaagtgatttaagtggactccaggaagaatagctgggcTTCATGCTCAGCTAATGGAGATCccaataaaagataaaaagatattatactgttttttttttccagttggtTCAAATATCTTCTCATGACTTTATATGGTTTTTCTGTTTATTATATGTATCAtttttttcactgtctgttttcCTTGCTCTCCACAGCCAGCCAGAGTGGCCACACTAGTGGAGGATCAGGAGGTAAGTGTCCCAGTCTATTTTCATACTGTATACAGCAGCATGCAGTAGTGAATCCGCTTTCTATAGTCCTACCATTACCATTCTATGAtttatgaaaaataacaatCAAAGTGGGaaatattattttaacccaatcaCTATTAGTGAACATGAGCAACCGCTCCAAAGAAGTTGTAGAGACAGGTTTCAATTGTGCAATTTTTACAACAGCTAAACACCCACAAAACAGACCTACCCTACCCACctatctaaataaataatatattatttatttattgtttatatatatatatataacatttatttagattatttgtGGGGgtctttttgcctttatttgacagtgataGTTGATAGTGATAGCATACTACAATACAACAGTGATTCATTCTATAAAATGATGTCATGAAACATTTATGTAAAGCTAAAAATGTACTTTTCCGGCTGTGAATGTTCACAAAATCAAGATCAAACTCTCTACGAATCAAGGTCTTCTATCTGTTGTACCTGACATGAATGACCTGTAGATACTGTCTTTGTTGTACCGCTAACATTCCTCCTCCACTTGCTCTCTCTGCAGTCTTGCACATGGGGTGTGGCCTACGAGGTGACAGACTCCCAGGTTGAAGAATCCCTTCAGTACCTGAACCTGAGAGAGGTTGTGTCGGGCGGTTACATAACAGAGATGGTTGAGTTCATCCCCCGGGAGAAGGGCCAGGGCGCTCTGTTGGCCCTCGTCTACATCGCTACCTCTGACAACCCCATCTACCTCGGCCCAGCCTCGGACAAGGAGATCGCTGCACAGATCGCCATCTGCAGAGGGAACTCGGGCCCCAATATTGAATACCTGGTCCGCCTGGCGGAGTTCATGAGGCTCTACTGTCCAGAAGTGGAAGATGAGCACCTCTTCTCTATTGAGGCAGCTCTTTTGAACACTTTCAATGACTGCGGAGGGGTCAAACCCCTAGACCAACAGTCCTTCTGCTCGGTGCTACATAAAAGACTACACTCCacaacataaaaatgtttttatactgGGTGAATGGGAAATGATGTCCTGCGACACATGTTTAAGGTGCTTGTAAGAGGAATACTTGATATGGTTTTATGGGAAATTTAAAAGTGGAGATATTTTCTGTGGCAGTTTTTATGTCTTGACATAACCTCACAGAATATGACCTTTTGACCTTCTGACTTGATATTTTTCGACTGTGGAGACAGAACATTTGTAAGTTATACATGCTTTACTGTATGCAAACTCCAGATGCAGGTGGTGCTTTTAAAAACAGCATCTCTTTTTGAATACATAATATCTTACACCTTTGTTGTAAAAGGCTCTCAGAAGCGATTGTATActgtgtacattttttttatttattgtaataaatacataaaaaacttCATGAAGTGAATGTATGTTTCATTGGCTCATGCTGAACTCACATGTGAGTTTGAACAAGTCTCCTATACatcgatcagccataacattaggacagcatggtCACCCTGACTGGTCTGCGGCTACGTAGCCCCATACGCaccaaactgcgatgcactgtgtgttctgacacctttctattggAACctgcattaactttttcagcaatttgagctacagtagctcttctattggatcagacaacacgggccagacTTCGCTCCCcgcgtgcatcaatgagcctttggtctgaccctgtcgccggttcaccgatTTTCCTTCCTTGGATTACTTTTGGTAGGtgctgaccactgcagaccgggaacatcccacaagagc
Proteins encoded in this region:
- the LOC141783668 gene encoding glutathione-specific gamma-glutamylcyclotransferase 1-like, producing MKPQDIIKEKSNLWIFGYGSLVWKPDFEYKRSKVGFIKGYKRRFWHGDNFYRGDKKKPARVATLVEDQESCTWGVAYEVTDSQVEESLQYLNLREVVSGGYITEMVEFIPREKGQGALLALVYIATSDNPIYLGPASDKEIAAQIAICRGNSGPNIEYLVRLAEFMRLYCPEVEDEHLFSIEAALLNTFNDCGGVKPLDQQSFCSVLHKRLHSTT